The genomic DNA AATTGGTTTGCAGGTCCTGCCTCGTGGCGAACTGTATTTTTACTAGAGAAATGCGTTCTTCACGGGCACACGGTAGAGCAAACTGCTCTAGAGCAGTTTCAGTAATCACAAAATTAACATTGGTCTTCACGTTCAGCCTTGTGGCGAGCAGTCTATGAGAACACGAAAGTGATTTTCAGAGGCATGACAAGCTTTCTGTTTTTGGAATGGCAATGAACTGTTACGACACTATCGATCACATTTTGTCGAACGATCACAAAGAAAGTTCGACCTCAAAGCTTGATGAGCACCTGCAGGCATGCCCGCGCTGTCGGTCACTCGTCGAAGTGATTTCGCCAATGCTCAATGCGTCACTCGTCACAGAAACGAACGAAGAGCGAGATTCTGCCCCCACATGGTCTCCCCAGGAACAGACCGGTGCTGAGTCTGAAATCGCAGTCGAATTCGCCCAGAAATCAGCAAAGAGACTGGCACTCGCTACAAAGACGCAAGGCGAGTCAAAGCTTTCCCAACTCATCTCGCGTGAATCGCGTTACATGAACAAGCTGAAATTCGCCGCAGCTTTCCTTGCTGGCGTTGCCGCCTCGTTCGGGGGCATTGCTGTGCTGCGTTCAGAGTCCGTTCCTAACGAAGCGCACATGAACTCGACTTGCTTACTCGGTTCCGACCTCGACGACTCAATCTCTTCAGAAAAGCTGGTGCGGTCGTGTATGGCATGTCATATCGCGCCGAACTGAAAAGAATCAGTTGAGCAGAAAGCGAAGCCTCACCTTCTGATTTGGCTTCGGACTCAAGTTGCCTGACAGTGAATTACTCGTTTGATGACGATCGCAAAGCAATTTCAATAAACTTATCAAGTCGATCTCCATCTTCTTTGCTACCGATCACTTCCTGAGCAAATGGACCTAACCCTCCGCCCATTCGCTTGACCTCTTTCTCAAGGTGCTGCTTCACCTGAGCCAGTTTCGCCCGCTCGCGAGTCAACATTGCACGCTCTAACGAAACAGAAAGTTGGGCCTGCCGCAACTGATCTTCCAACTGATCATGAAGTTCTACAAGCTTAGCGACCAGATCGGATGGAGCATTCGAAAGTTCACTCCAATCGACTGGTGGATAAGCGGCCGCCTCGGCGTTCCTCAATCTTGAAATCAAGTACACGATATAAGAGTCACGGTCTGTGACCGCTTCCAGCAACACCACGGGATCGTCAAACTCCACTACCGGAGCTGGCATTTCCGCTAGTTCAGGCTCTTCGTGCAGGGGCTGTTCGCTGAACTGCGAATTCTGCTGGACTGTCGCAGCTTCAGCAGGAGTCACCAAATCTGGTGATTCATCTCCCTTTGATTCGGCTTCATCATTTTCAGCGACTTCTTCACCTAAAAGACGAGCTTTGGTTGCTGCCCAGAAATCGTCGTCGCCCGAAGGGTTCACGCTATTTGTGGACGCAGGAGGGGCAACATTGCTGGATGTTGCTTTGGATTCAGCTTCTGAACTCGCTGGAGAGGCGAAGTTACCCGAGGAAAGCATTTCGAGGATCTGTTCAATCCCCAACTCGATCCTCGTGAAATGGTCTTCAGGGTCGAGCTCATTGTAAGTTTCGAGAGCTTTCTCAACATGTTGAGCCAAGCTCGACAGTGGTCGCGCTGGCGCGTCTCCAGGTTTCACCCCGGACCGCTGCAGGCGATCTAACTGGTCTGCTGTTCCTTCCAAACGTTCCGTCAGCGCAGCAATAATTTCATTCTTGCTGGTGATTTCTCGCTGAAGTGTCTTCAGAATCAAATTGTCGTCCGTGGTATCACTCATCGGATCTTCATGTTCCGTGCCCAAGAATACATGTCAAAAGCTATGTCATGTAAACTTAGTTCACAATTTGCAACGTGACGGTAAAACGTAAAAGATTTCACAAGTTTCGCTGAATCCTCTACAGCAGAAAGACTTACGTCGACTCAGCCCAAACCCATACCACCATCAGTGAGGATTTCGTTCAACAATCAGCAGCCTGACCAGGGCAAAGCGAGTTGTGAGTGAGAGCGTTTCGCATCACTTGCAAGGCGGCATCAAACTGCCGGGTCTGTCGCAGGCTGAGTCCCGCTTCTGGCTGTGAACGAAGTTCAAACTTGGTGACACTCGTCGAATCTGCACTTCGAGTTGCGATTCCAGAAAAGGCGATACCATCCCACTGAGAAGGAGCATCGGGCCCCAGATGTCCTGTCACAGAGACTGCAAGGTCCGCTTCGGGCGTTTTGTAAAGTGCTCCTTGCGCCATTTGGCGAGCCACGGTCTCCGAGACCGGACCAACTTCGGGAGCAGCGAGGTCTTCGTCCGACACCCCTAACCAAGAACTTTTCGAATCGTTTCGATACGTAACGAATGAGCCACACAAAGAACTTGAGACTCCAGGAATTTTCGAAAGCGTGGCAGCCAGCAAACCTGCGGTGCAACTTTCCGCAAAAACAATTCTGACAGAACGGTTCCTCAGAGCTGAAACAAACATCTCAGCTGTCTTCTGCAACTCATCTTCCAGACTCGGCTGCTCACTCATCCCTGTCTCGCAAGTTTCAATGAAATTCCTTCATGGGTACAACAAGCATAGAAAACGCTCATAGCTGACAGATTCGAAGCAGGGCTCCTCCGGCTTCTTGTTTACCTCGCCCCACTCCACGCAACTTCTCTGCTAATTTCGCGGACGCCTGATCTGCTTAAGCGAATCCCTTAACACTTTTGCAAAGCCGTTTGCTTAGCGACCTTTGCCAAGAAAAGTTTTAATGGAATCGTAGATCCCTTCTTTGCTGTCGATTTCGCTGAGGACCAGATTCTCAAAGTCAGCTTCGAGTTTTCGCAGGTCCTTAATGAACTCACCGCTTCCGTAAGGACTTCGAACCTGACCGTAACAGAAGAGGTTACAAACCTGTAACAAGTTCTCAACCAAGTATTGGGTCGACTCTTGACTATCCTCTCCCCAGTTGTCCCCGTCGGAAAACTGAAAGATATAGATGTTCCATTCTTCTGCCGGAAACTCACGTGAAATAATTGAGACAGCTTTTTCATACGCCGACGAAATCCGAGTCCCACCCGACTCACGCACTCGGTAAAAGGTGTCTTCATCAACTTCATGAGCAACTGCATCGTGAACAACGTATCGCCGTTGTACTCCCTCGTACTGGCTGCGTAGCCATGTATCGATCCAAAAAGATTCGATGCGGACTAGCTCTTTCTGTTCATCCGTCATCGAGCCGGAAACATCCATGATGTAGATAATCGCGGCGTTCGCTTGAGGCATTGGAACGGATGTCCAACTGCGATAGCGTTCATCTTCGCGATCCGGAATGATTATCGGTCGATCCGGATTGTAGGTCCCACTTGAGATTTGTCTCTTGAGTGCCTGCTTGTAAGTTCTTTTGAAATGTCGGAGCGAGTCTGGCCCAGTTCGCGAGATGGTGTTGTACTTGTCTTTCTTGGATTGAATCGAATCCTGGCCTTTCGGAAGAATATTCGGCAGTTCGAGTTCGTCCCCGAGTATCTCTGCAAGTTCATCCAGAGAAACTTCGACTTCACGGATGTGTCGTCCGGGCTCAGTCCCAGCGATCCCGGTGCCATCTCCTTCATCTTGCCCACTTCCAATAGGTTGACCGACCTCACCTTCCCCCTGCCCTGTTCCTCCCGATCCTTTGGAACCATGCTGGAAATGAGGGATGTCGATGTTCGGAACCGGAATACTCACGGTTTCGCGTCCTTTACGCCCAAGCATTTCACCGTGATTGACGTAGCGTTTCAAATCCTTGCGAATCCGTCCTCGCACAATTTCATTGAAGCGTCGCAGGTTTCGTTCGATCACACGAGCCATGTCAACTCCTTTGGGGATGATCCCTTTCTGGAATTCTATGACGAATACAACGAATAAGTCACCAGCGATTTTTTAGAACTGATCCTGAAACTTGAAATTGCTCACTCACAAAGTGGAGAAGAGCGGCGACTCCGAAGATTTTCGGACTGGCTCTCATTACGGCCTCAGCGAAGCTCTTTGACGTACGAATCATCCCTGCCAATATTGAAATTTCTCAGACTCTTTCGAAGAAGTTCAGAAAGTGGAGTAGTTTGATTGATCCGGGACACCTCTGAATTCGTTACTTGAAGAGACTCAATGATATTCGCTATGGAAATTGATCCGCGGAACGATTCTTTGAGTTGAATTTGCAATTTCGCTGTACAAGATTACAATCTCAACAAGTGTTTACACGTTTAGAGATAATGACTTAGGAACAAAGACGGCAATTATTTCCCAGTGAAAGCTCATCGGGAAAATACGATTCAACTTTGATTCCTCTCAAATTACGACCTTCGTTTTAGCATCAATCCCCTCGGGAGATCCCCAGTGAGACAACTCGAATTAGATGGTGTCTTCCTTCTTGCTCAAGAAGATGTTCCAGATCCTTGGGCTGTTGCGATAATGGTTGGAATCTTCCTGGTTGTGGTTCTGGGGCTGATTTCAATCTTTCTGCTCGGCAAATATTTCAACCTTTGGATTCGTGCTTTTGTCACACGTGCAAAAATTGATCCGTTCACACTCGTGTTCATGTCACTGAGAAAGGTGAATCCAAATACGATTGTGGACGCAAAAATCAGTGCTGTCCAAGCAGGCCTTACAAACATCCCAACACGCTCTTACGAAGCTCATTACCTTGCCGGGGGGAACATTCAGCGTGTTGTTCGGGCTCTGATTGCTGCACACCGAGCACGCATCGATCTCGATTGGGATACAGCTTCCGCAATTGATCTTGCTGGCCGCGATGTTCTTGAAGCTGTCCGGACGAGTGTCGATCCGAAAGTGATTGACTGCCCGGATCCGCGCCACGGTCGCACAACTTTAGATGGTGTCTCAAAAGACGGAATCCAACTCAAAGCCCGTGCCCGCGTCACCGTACGAATGAATCTGAGCCAACTCGTCGGGGGTGCCACAGAAGAAACGGTCATTGCCCGTGTTGGGGAAGGGATCGTCTCTGCAATTGGATCATGCGACTCTCATACTCAAGTCCTTGCAAATCCAACTCTGATTGCCCAAACTGTACTTCGAAAAAGCTTGGATTCACAAACTGCATACGAGATTGTGTCCATTGACATTGCAGACATCGATGTTGGAGACAACATCGGAGCACGTCTTCAAGGAGATCAAGCTGAGGCGGATGTCCGTGTTGCACGGGCGAGAGCTGAAAAACGTCGTGCCGAAGCTGTCGCATGGGAACAGGAAATGCAGTCAAAAACTCAAGAGAACCGCGCACTGGTTGTTCTTGCTGAAGCAGAGATTCCGAAAGCAATGGCTGAGGCGTATCTGAATGGATCACTTAGAGCAAAAAATACATGACGGCAGGATTTGCCGGTTAGTTCGATTGCAAGTCGAA from Thalassoglobus polymorphus includes the following:
- a CDS encoding DUF444 family protein; amino-acid sequence: MARVIERNLRRFNEIVRGRIRKDLKRYVNHGEMLGRKGRETVSIPVPNIDIPHFQHGSKGSGGTGQGEGEVGQPIGSGQDEGDGTGIAGTEPGRHIREVEVSLDELAEILGDELELPNILPKGQDSIQSKKDKYNTISRTGPDSLRHFKRTYKQALKRQISSGTYNPDRPIIIPDREDERYRSWTSVPMPQANAAIIYIMDVSGSMTDEQKELVRIESFWIDTWLRSQYEGVQRRYVVHDAVAHEVDEDTFYRVRESGGTRISSAYEKAVSIISREFPAEEWNIYIFQFSDGDNWGEDSQESTQYLVENLLQVCNLFCYGQVRSPYGSGEFIKDLRKLEADFENLVLSEIDSKEGIYDSIKTFLGKGR
- a CDS encoding CinA family protein; this translates as MSEQPSLEDELQKTAEMFVSALRNRSVRIVFAESCTAGLLAATLSKIPGVSSSLCGSFVTYRNDSKSSWLGVSDEDLAAPEVGPVSETVARQMAQGALYKTPEADLAVSVTGHLGPDAPSQWDGIAFSGIATRSADSTSVTKFELRSQPEAGLSLRQTRQFDAALQVMRNALTHNSLCPGQAADC
- the floA gene encoding flotillin-like protein FloA (flotillin-like protein involved in membrane lipid rafts), whose protein sequence is MVGIFLVVVLGLISIFLLGKYFNLWIRAFVTRAKIDPFTLVFMSLRKVNPNTIVDAKISAVQAGLTNIPTRSYEAHYLAGGNIQRVVRALIAAHRARIDLDWDTASAIDLAGRDVLEAVRTSVDPKVIDCPDPRHGRTTLDGVSKDGIQLKARARVTVRMNLSQLVGGATEETVIARVGEGIVSAIGSCDSHTQVLANPTLIAQTVLRKSLDSQTAYEIVSIDIADIDVGDNIGARLQGDQAEADVRVARARAEKRRAEAVAWEQEMQSKTQENRALVVLAEAEIPKAMAEAYLNGSLRAKNT